TTCGTTTAACAgtaataaattttctttaaataaccTAAAAATATAAACGATTGaagaattctctgtttttttaaatcagCTTAGTTTTGGACCATAAAATTTGAGTATTACCGATTTCTTAATccaatattttcaattatatggTCATGTTCGTTTGTCTGTCGCTGGATCAACGACCAACTAAAAATTCCAGCGACAACATACGTTGTTCGTTCCTGTCGTTAGCGGCTATAGCTGAATTGTTCGTTTTCCTAATATTGTAActaattactatattttaaattaataaaatttaacttttgataatttatatttttatataaaatgtaaattacGTATAAACTatgaaaatcaatattttaaaataattaatttgaaattttatttttaattgattaactttaatattattagatttaatttggttataattaatttatttagaattttatttatatatattcacattaattttttattttatttattctatttagtgaaatttagtttaatttgaataaatatatgtagttatatctttatttaattaattttaattatgaataatttaatttagcaattttttctttttgttattttaatcgttattgtttgtttgctttgtcgTTGGATCTAACGACTACTCTGCGAGTATTCGCTGATGATCGCTGAAAATTTTAATGACTAAAAATTACAGTCCTTGGTTGCTGGAAACAGTCATTTTACTGGTCGCTGAATTAGTGACAGATAAACGAATAACTATTAATCGCTATCACTGATTTCTGTCGCTGCGATAGGCAAAGGCAAACGAACGTGTACTTACgaataaaagaaagaagtgtGGGAATGAATGGTATTGGTAAGTAAATAGTACTATGTGGCCAGACACTACGAGTTTATTAACGGGCTCTCTAAGCCCATGAAATGGATAATAAAAGCCTGCAAGTGATTTTGATAACTATATTAAGAAACTAAAACACCTTGCTTGCATGTTCACTTGGAAAAACTCCTTGGCATTGAAGGTATAAGGGAGAAACATATAAATGAGAACATATTTAGCTGTACATATTTAGAAGTGGCTGGAACTTCTGCTGTATTATAAATGAGAACATGAGCATAAACGATGAGTATGTAAGAGCTAACCAATAGGCCCAATACAAGAGAAAGCGTCTATTCTACAACAAACCAAAtcgatcagaaaaaaaaagtttaattagtTTCAGTCTCTGTTGGCAACTATTTAGCAAGTGTGTGGTTGAACAATTTGCTTTGTTCACTTCATAGATCAACTAGAAACTATATCAGTGAAAAAATCCAAGTTAGAGACGTGTGCCTCTTTGCCTTTTGCTTAGTTAAATCGAACCCTCTGAGATAGttagtgtctttgacacacacaaaagaaacaacacacCTCTTGGAACTTGAATGATGGAAGCTAATTCTCACTTCTCACTTCTCAGATATATCCAAAGAACGAGGAAAATGCCACAAATAACAAACAGACAAAGCCAAAGAAAAGTACCAAGTTACGGTACTGTCGGAATATTACAGCATCACCAAGAATAGAGAAAGGTGAAtgttccttttaaaaaaataattagctGGTAACTACAATTAATTGTGTGATAGTGATGTTACTAAACAAACTGATTGTAGCCATTGAaagatatatagagagagatccTTTTGAATaggaaccaaaagaaaacaaaataatcctaaaaccccacatcaaaaaaaaagtatccaaCGTTCAAAAATTTACAGGTGAAACAAATTCAAAAGACAACTTTGAGAAATTTATGGGAACTTTTTGattgaaattaaagagaaaaaggtgGAAACTTTATTATTACTTATAGCTTTTTTGATGGAAAGTAAAGTGAGAAGAGGCAGAGCAGTAGTAGAAAAAGAAGTAGAGAGACAGAAAGTGGAAAGATTGGTGGAAAAGTTAAAGAATCATAATCATCGAATTAATCCATCTTCATCAACTCCAGTGCACGTTAGCTTCATCCCTAGCTCAGCCTTTGTTGTTTCCTCCTCTAGAAAGCTCGCTGCTGCTTTCTGGGAGTTTCATCACTAccactctgcttcttcttctgctgatATAATGCACCGTGGCGCGAATGGTTTCGCCGGAGCTAGTAATAACCGTCGACAACGTCATGGCAAAGCCGTGGTTAAGGAGAATGGTCTCGACCTCTCTCAATTCCTCCGAGATCCTTCTCCTGATCATcaggtttctctttctctctctaggaTTTAACCCTTTTTCTctggattgttttttttttttgggtggatTCATTTGAATTAGTTGGTTTAGGATTATGGGTAGTgttaaagtttggattttgaaaCTTGGGTCGTGATGATTTGTGTGaattttgaggattttttttgtgtgttcttggTTTAGTCTAGATTTACTCTGTTCTTACTGCAGCAAGTGATTAGTATTTGGATTCACAGTGAAAAAGCTTACATCTTTTGTAGAAGTCTCACAAAGTTTCAAATTTGAGCTAAAACGTTAGGCGCGTGACAATTGATTATGGTCAGGTCATTAGCTAAGATTAGGTTAGCGAGGAGAGTGATTATGATTTTAGTTAGAGGTTATGGTTCTTTTATCTGATGCACTAACGtggtttggttttggagttGTTCAATATCTGATATGGTTCCCTCCTACATTGTCTCAGCCAGATAGTGCTGGAAGTCTAAGGAGGCAGATTGGTCAAATGTTGATAAAGCATCATCAATCTATCGACCGTAACAATCATGCTCTTCAGCCCGTATCTCCTGCTAGTTACGGAAGCTCTCTTGAGGTTTAAACAATTGTTTTTCAGCTTAAGGAATCCATCTTCAGATGGATCATAGAACATTTGTATTCAAACATATGGATTACGGTTTTGCAGGTTACGACATACAACAAAGCGGTAACTCCAAGTAGTTCATTGGAGTTCAGAGGAAGACTGTCTAGAGAACCTCACTACAATCTCAAGACATCAACTGAACTTCTTAAAGTATTGAACCGTATTTGGAGCCTCGAGGAGCAGCATGTCTCCAACATCTCTTTGATAAAAGCTTTGAAAACCGAGCTGGCTCATTCACGTCTTCGAATCAAGGAGCTTCTAAGGTACCAGCAAGCCGATAGACACGAGCTAGACGGTGTGGTGAAACAACTCGCTGAAGAGAAAATGTCGAGGAAGAATAAGGAAGTTGAGCGGATAAGCTCTGCGGTTCAGTCTATGAGGAAAGAGTTAGAAGATGAGAGGAAACTTAGGAAACGTTCTGAGAGTTTGCATAGGAAACTGGCACGTGAGCTCTCGGAAGTGAAGTCTTCGTTGTCTAACTGTGTCAAGGAGCTTGAGAGAGGGGCTAAATCAAAGAAGATGATGGAGCTGCTCTGCGATGAGTTTGCCAAAGGAATCAAGTGTTACGAAGAGGAGATTCacggtttaaagaagaagaatcttgatAAGGATTGGGCTGGTCGAGCTGGAGGAGATCAACTGGTTCTTCATATTGCTGAATCTTGGCTTGACGAAAGGACGCAGATGAGATTAGAAGGTGGAGATACATTGAATGGTAACAACAGATCAGTGCTTGATAAGCTCGAGGTTGAGATCGAGACCTTTCTTCAGGAGAAGCGGAATGAAGTACCGAGAAACCGAAGGAACTCACTTGAATCTGTTCCGTTCAACACCTTGAGTGCACCACCGCGGGATGTAGACTGTGAAGAAGACTCAGCAGGAAGCGATTCGAATTGCTTTGAGCTCAAGAAACCTGCTCTGTCTCACGGAGACGAGACGATGAAACCTAACCAACTTAACAAAGACGGTTTGATTGATGAAAAGCCGAAAGGCAAAACCGGAAGCCCCTCGAGTTTCCAAGTGAACTTCGAGGATCAAATGGCGTGGGCAATACCGAGTAACGGAAAGAAGAAACCCCCCCGAGCtattgaagacgaagaagaagaagatgtgaagCCTGAGAAGAGCAATAACATTAAGAAACCAGAAGATGAGATTGATCAGTGTGCTACTACGAACAAGAACGATGTACTGGGGGAAATGATTCGAACACACAGAAGGTTATTGTCTGAAACCCGTGAAATCGATGAAGCTTCTTGCAATTTTCCATCTTCTCGAAGACAAGCTAGTCCTATTCGACAATGGATTTCAAGAACCGTCGCACCTGATCTTTTTGGCTCGTCGGATAATGCGATAGCTCATGGAGTTAAGGATAGTACTTTGAAAACTAAGCTAGCAAAGAGTTCAAAGTCGCGTCTTCGGCTATTCAAAGGCTAATCAAGAGTGGTTCGGTCCAAAACGCACAAAAACGAGAGTTCTTGCTTGAGGATGAGGATACATACAGATCACTGAGTTTCATTCGTTTTCTCTGTAAATCGAACGCATCTACAAATTTGTATATCGATTGCAAATTGTTGGATTATTTAGATTTTGAGTTAACAAGAACGAGAGCAACGGCTAGAGATTTTGAGTTAGCATTGTAAAGTAAGCTAAGTGAACTCTGTTTTATCTGTTGGTCTAGTGTAAAGCGAAAGCGTTTAGAACTGAGGCCCCGATAGGCCCAATAATGTTTAAAACGACAACATTGCAATCCAATAATGTGTATTGGGCCTAGTGGGTAATGGTTTTCAAGGTAGTTTTATTTCACATTCTCTCCCATTATCGTCTAATGCACACAAACTGTTTGATCATTTGCCTCAATGAAAACTTTTCTGAGTTTATTC
The sequence above is a segment of the Camelina sativa cultivar DH55 chromosome 10, Cs, whole genome shotgun sequence genome. Coding sequences within it:
- the LOC104719827 gene encoding uncharacterized protein At5g41620 isoform X1, giving the protein MESKVRRGRAVVEKEVERQKVERLVEKLKNHNHRINPSSSTPVHVSFIPSSAFVVSSSRKLAAAFWEFHHYHSASSSADIMHRGANGFAGASNNRRQRHGKAVVKENGLDLSQFLRDPSPDHQPDSAGSLRRQIGQMLIKHHQSIDRNNHALQPVSPASYGSSLEVTTYNKAVTPSSSLEFRGRLSREPHYNLKTSTELLKVLNRIWSLEEQHVSNISLIKALKTELAHSRLRIKELLRYQQADRHELDGVVKQLAEEKMSRKNKEVERISSAVQSMRKELEDERKLRKRSESLHRKLARELSEVKSSLSNCVKELERGAKSKKMMELLCDEFAKGIKCYEEEIHGLKKKNLDKDWAGRAGGDQLVLHIAESWLDERTQMRLEGGDTLNGNNRSVLDKLEVEIETFLQEKRNEVPRNRRNSLESVPFNTLSAPPRDVDCEEDSAGSDSNCFELKKPALSHGDETMKPNQLNKDGLIDEKPKGKTGSPSSFQVNFEDQMAWAIPSNGKKKPPRAIEDEEEEDVKPEKSNNIKKPEDEIDQCATTNKNDVLGEMIRTHRRLLSETREIDEASCNFPSSRRQASPIRQWISRTVAPDLFGSSDNAIAHGVKDSTLKTKLAKSSKSRLRLFKG
- the LOC104719827 gene encoding uncharacterized protein At5g41620 isoform X2, with product MLIKHHQSIDRNNHALQPVSPASYGSSLEVTTYNKAVTPSSSLEFRGRLSREPHYNLKTSTELLKVLNRIWSLEEQHVSNISLIKALKTELAHSRLRIKELLRYQQADRHELDGVVKQLAEEKMSRKNKEVERISSAVQSMRKELEDERKLRKRSESLHRKLARELSEVKSSLSNCVKELERGAKSKKMMELLCDEFAKGIKCYEEEIHGLKKKNLDKDWAGRAGGDQLVLHIAESWLDERTQMRLEGGDTLNGNNRSVLDKLEVEIETFLQEKRNEVPRNRRNSLESVPFNTLSAPPRDVDCEEDSAGSDSNCFELKKPALSHGDETMKPNQLNKDGLIDEKPKGKTGSPSSFQVNFEDQMAWAIPSNGKKKPPRAIEDEEEEDVKPEKSNNIKKPEDEIDQCATTNKNDVLGEMIRTHRRLLSETREIDEASCNFPSSRRQASPIRQWISRTVAPDLFGSSDNAIAHGVKDSTLKTKLAKSSKSRLRLFKG